One Ochotona princeps isolate mOchPri1 chromosome 25, mOchPri1.hap1, whole genome shotgun sequence genomic region harbors:
- the FAM131B gene encoding protein FAM131B, which translates to MGCIGSRTVGNEVIAVDWKGLKDVDQINMDSTSSLHGSSLHRPSTEQTRTDFSWDGINLSMEDTTSILPKLKRNSNAYGIGALAKSSFSGISRSMKDHVTKPTAMGQGRVAHMIEWQGWGKAPAIQPQHSHEAVRRDTDAYSDLSDGEKEARFLAGVMEQFAISEATLMAWSSMDGEDMSVNSTQEPLGCNYSDNYQELMESQDGLAQAPMDGWPHSYVSQGMYCLGSSDAWEASDQSLIASPATGSYLGPAFDDSQPSLHDMGPSHTASAYSAQEPPPLLGEETDWAPGVDGVDLARGSAEEEERRPLAPEEEEDAGCRDLESLSPREDPELTTALSRKVSDVTSSGVQSFDEEEGEANN; encoded by the exons ATGGGCTGCATCGGCTCGCGGACTGTGG GAAACGAGGTGATCGCAGTGGATTGGAAGGGCCTCAAGGATGTTGACCAAATCAACATGGACAGTACCAGCTCTCTGCACGGAAGCAGCCTCCATCGGCCATCTACAGAG CAAACGCGAACTGATTTCTCCTGGGATGGCATCAAT CTCTCCATGGAGGACACCACTTCTATTCTTCCGAAGCTTAAGCGAAACTCTAATGCCTATGGCATTGGGGCCCTGGCTAAATCATCATTCTCAG GGATCTCGCGCAGCATGAAGGACCACGTGACAAAGCCCACAGCCATGGGACAAGGTCGGGTAGCCCACATGAttgagtggcagggctgggggaaggcACCAGCCATTCAGCCACAACACAGCCATGAGGCAGTGCGCAGGGATACCGACGCCTACTCTGACCTCAGTGATGGCGAGAAGGAAGCCCGTTTTCTGGCAG GTGTCATGGAACAATTTGCTATCTCTGAGGCCACGCTTATGGCCTGGTCTTCCATGGATGGCGAGGACATGAGTGTCAACTCTACCCAGGAGCCACTGGGCTGCAATTACAGTGACAACTACCAGGAGTTGATGGAGAGTCAGG ATGGCCTTGCTCAAGCCCCCATGGATGGCTGGCCTCACTCCTATGTGTCCCAGGGCATGTACTGTTTGGGGTCATCGGATGCCTGGGAAGCAAGCGACCAGTCCCTTATTGCCTCTCCAGCTACAGGATCCTATCTTGGCCCTGCATTTGATGACTCACAGCCCAGCTTGCATGATATGGGGCCTTCCCACACTGCTTCGGCATACTCTGCTCAGGAGCCTCCACCTTTGTTGGGGGAAGAAACTGACTGGGCTCCAGGGGTGGACGGGGTGGACCTGGCAAGGGGCTCTgccgaggaggaggagaggaggccaTTAGCCcccgaggaggaagaggatgcaGGATGCCGGGACCTGGAGTCTCTTTCCCCACGAGAAGACCCCGAGCTGACCACCGCTCTCAGTCGGAAGGTGTCTGATGTCACATCCTCAGGTGTGCAGTCCTTCGATGAGGAGGAGGGTGAGGCCAACAACTAG